One region of Dokdonia sp. 4H-3-7-5 genomic DNA includes:
- the ilvD gene encoding dihydroxy-acid dehydratase, whose translation MKELNKYSKAVTQDPTQPAAQAMLHAIGLTDDDFKKPLVGIASTGYEGNPCNMHLNKLAVDIKKGVQTSDLVGLIYNTIGVSDGISMGTPGMRYSLPSRDIIADSMETVVQAMSYDALITVVGCDKNMPGALMAQLRLDRPSILVYGGTIAPGCHEDKKLDVVSAFEAWGEKVAGTISEKEFKTVVKKACPGAGACGGMYTANTMASAIEALGMSLPYTSSNPAVSPNKTAECARVGAALRNLIEKDIKPSDIVTRKSLENAVKLVTVLGGSTNAVLHFLAIAKAAQIDFKLEDFQKISDTTPFLADLKPSGKYLMEDLHNVGGVPGVLKYMLDQGMLHGDCMTVTGKTIAQNLAKVDHLKAHQDVIHTVENPIKATGHIRILYGNIASEGSVAKITGKEGLHFRGSARVFNGEYEANAGIGEGKVKKGDVVVIRYEGPQGGPGMPEMLKPTAAIMGAGLGKDVALITDGRFSGGTHGFVVGHITPEAQTGGGIALIQDGDMIVIDAENNTINMEISEEELASRKANWIAPPLKVQRGSLYKYARMVSSASEGCVTDEF comes from the coding sequence TTGAAGGAACTTAATAAATACAGCAAAGCGGTCACTCAAGACCCTACGCAGCCAGCAGCACAGGCTATGCTTCACGCAATAGGTCTCACAGATGATGATTTTAAAAAACCACTTGTAGGTATTGCTAGTACAGGTTACGAAGGTAATCCATGTAATATGCATTTAAATAAGCTCGCTGTCGATATTAAAAAGGGTGTACAGACATCTGATTTAGTAGGGCTGATTTACAATACAATAGGTGTAAGTGATGGTATATCGATGGGAACTCCTGGTATGCGATACTCTCTACCATCTCGTGATATCATAGCCGATTCCATGGAGACGGTGGTGCAAGCAATGTCTTATGATGCCTTAATAACGGTTGTAGGATGTGATAAAAATATGCCTGGAGCTTTAATGGCACAACTACGCTTAGATAGACCTTCCATACTTGTTTATGGAGGAACTATTGCACCTGGCTGTCATGAAGATAAGAAGCTAGATGTGGTATCTGCTTTTGAAGCATGGGGAGAGAAAGTTGCAGGAACCATAAGCGAGAAAGAATTTAAGACAGTAGTAAAAAAGGCATGTCCAGGAGCAGGAGCATGTGGTGGTATGTATACTGCAAATACAATGGCTTCTGCCATAGAAGCCTTAGGAATGAGCTTACCATATACAAGTTCAAACCCAGCAGTTTCTCCAAATAAAACAGCAGAGTGCGCTAGAGTAGGAGCTGCTCTGAGAAACTTGATTGAAAAAGATATTAAGCCCTCAGATATTGTGACGCGCAAGTCACTAGAAAATGCAGTAAAGCTCGTGACCGTTCTTGGCGGCTCTACAAATGCGGTATTGCACTTTCTTGCGATTGCAAAAGCTGCGCAAATCGATTTTAAACTTGAAGATTTTCAGAAGATAAGTGATACGACTCCATTTCTAGCAGATTTAAAGCCTTCTGGAAAATACTTAATGGAAGATCTTCACAACGTAGGTGGTGTTCCTGGAGTGTTAAAATATATGCTTGATCAAGGAATGCTACATGGAGACTGCATGACGGTAACAGGTAAAACCATTGCACAAAACCTAGCAAAGGTTGACCATCTAAAAGCACATCAAGATGTAATTCATACCGTAGAGAATCCTATAAAAGCTACAGGACACATCCGCATACTGTATGGAAATATTGCAAGTGAAGGTTCGGTTGCAAAGATTACGGGGAAGGAGGGGTTACATTTTCGCGGAAGCGCACGTGTATTTAATGGTGAGTATGAGGCAAACGCAGGTATAGGTGAAGGTAAGGTGAAGAAAGGAGATGTTGTAGTTATACGATATGAAGGGCCGCAAGGTGGTCCAGGAATGCCAGAAATGCTCAAGCCTACAGCAGCAATTATGGGTGCAGGACTTGGTAAAGACGTAGCACTTATTACAGATGGTCGATTTTCTGGAGGAACACATGGTTTTGTAGTAGGTCACATTACTCCCGAAGCACAAACTGGTGGTGGTATTGCGCTCATACAAGATGGAGACATGATTGTGATTGATGCAGAAAATAACACCATAAATATGGAGATAAGTGAGGAAGAACTGGCAAGCCGTAAGGCAAACTGGATTGCTCCACCACTTAAGGTACAAAGAGGATCGCTCTACAAATATGCAAGAATGGTTTCCTCTGCAAGTGAGGGCTGTGTTACCGATGAGTTTTAA
- a CDS encoding aldehyde dehydrogenase, translating to MTIPQLLETQRNYFATGQTKSIAFRKDCLVRFRESIKNNEQEIINALADDFKKPAFESVATEISIVMMELNKAIKEIWKWQMPKKVSSSLLNFPSSDKIMYEPYGTTLVISPWNYPFQLAVGPLVGAIAAGNTVVLKPSELTPKTSELLAKIIAEVFDKGHVAVIQGAKEVAQELLAQRWDYIFFTGSVPVGKIVYKAAAEHLTPVTLELGGKSPCIVDESAKIQLAAKRIVWGKFVNAGQTCIAPDYILVHTSVKDKLLTALDVEITNAYGADHAVSPDFARIISDKNFDRLSSMLENATIFKGGNTDKDSLYIAPTVLDSVTIKDKAMQDEIFGPILPVLTYETKEDISKIINSMEKPLSAYVFSEKRSFKKWFNNSFSFGGGAMNDTLVHFVNDKLPFGGVGHSGIGSYHGKKSFYTFSHAKAIVSRGTWIDVPMRYAPYKGKIGVLKKFMNWL from the coding sequence GTGACTATTCCTCAACTACTAGAGACTCAAAGAAATTATTTTGCAACCGGACAAACTAAGAGTATTGCTTTTAGGAAAGATTGTTTGGTACGCTTTCGCGAAAGCATAAAAAACAACGAGCAGGAAATCATTAATGCCCTAGCAGATGATTTTAAAAAACCAGCTTTTGAAAGTGTGGCTACAGAAATCAGTATTGTGATGATGGAACTTAATAAGGCCATCAAAGAAATCTGGAAATGGCAGATGCCGAAAAAGGTTTCTTCATCGCTTTTAAATTTTCCATCCAGTGATAAAATCATGTATGAACCTTACGGCACTACACTAGTAATCTCACCATGGAATTATCCTTTCCAGCTTGCGGTAGGACCTCTAGTAGGTGCAATTGCTGCTGGTAATACGGTTGTGTTAAAACCTAGCGAACTCACTCCTAAAACATCAGAACTATTAGCTAAGATCATTGCCGAAGTTTTTGACAAAGGACACGTAGCAGTTATTCAAGGAGCTAAAGAGGTTGCGCAAGAATTACTGGCACAACGATGGGATTATATCTTCTTTACAGGAAGTGTTCCCGTGGGGAAAATAGTTTACAAAGCAGCTGCAGAACATCTTACGCCAGTAACTCTTGAGCTGGGAGGAAAAAGTCCTTGTATAGTAGATGAATCTGCCAAAATACAACTAGCAGCAAAGCGAATTGTGTGGGGTAAATTTGTAAATGCGGGACAGACCTGTATCGCTCCAGACTATATCCTCGTGCATACTTCTGTAAAAGATAAATTGCTCACCGCACTCGATGTGGAAATCACAAATGCTTATGGTGCAGATCATGCAGTCTCTCCAGATTTTGCAAGAATCATAAGTGATAAAAACTTTGATAGACTTTCAAGCATGCTTGAAAACGCCACAATATTTAAAGGTGGAAATACTGATAAGGATTCACTTTACATTGCTCCTACGGTGCTTGACAGTGTTACTATAAAAGACAAAGCAATGCAGGATGAAATTTTTGGCCCGATTCTCCCTGTACTCACTTATGAAACCAAAGAGGACATTTCCAAAATTATAAATTCCATGGAAAAACCACTGAGCGCCTATGTGTTTTCTGAAAAGCGCTCTTTTAAAAAATGGTTTAATAATAGTTTTTCTTTTGGTGGAGGTGCGATGAATGATACACTTGTTCATTTTGTAAATGATAAATTACCATTTGGCGGAGTAGGTCACTCAGGAATAGGAAGCTATCATGGCAAGAAATCCTTTTACACCTTCAGTCATGCAAAGGCAATTGTAAGCCGCGGTACATGGATAGATGTCCCAATGCGTTATGCTCCATACAAAGGGAAAATAGGTGTACTCAAGAAGTTTATGAACTGGTTGTAG